One Natrinema longum genomic window, TATCGGATTCGTTCCCGCTAGTCGGCTCGGTTTCGTTGTCTGATTCGTTCCCGCCGGTAAGCGAGTAGGTATCCGGGAGCGCTTCTTCCTCCGATTCGTTGATTTCGGACCAGTCGCCGTCGTTGGCGTTGGTCAGGACGCGCTCGACGTCGTCGGTGTCGCCGCGGACGACGACGTTGATCGGACTCGTCCGCTTGAACCCTTCCCGCGCGCTGAGATACTGCCAGAAACTGCTTTCGGAGTCCTCGAGCGAGACGAGTTCCGGCGTCGGCTTCGCCTCGGTCTGGGTCGTCGTGGCGGGTGCGGTCTGGTCGGCTGACAGCGACACCAGCAGCGACGGTCCTCCGACGAGCAAGAACGCGAGAACGAGCAAAACGACCGTGATTACGATCGAGCGGCGCATCTATCCATAGCTAGCGACAGGGAATACATCAAACTATCTGCCCGAGACGATATGTTTCCCTCCGAGAGGGACGATTTCGACCGAGCACATCGTCGTCCCTGTCGTTTCGAGGGGGGCGGCTATTCAAACGCCGGGTCCGACGGTGGTGACGGGAACGGGGGCCTCGCGGACGACCCGCTGGGAGACGCTTCCGACGACGTTGCGTTCGTACTCGTCACCGCTGGTTCCCATGACGATCAGATCCGTCCCGTTGGTCGCGGCGTAATCGACGATACACTCGGCGGGGTGGCCGGTTTCGACGGCGGTCACTGTCTCGACGCCGTGATCGGTAGCGCGCGTCGCCGCCTCGTCGACCGCCTCGCGAGCGGTGGTCTCGAGGTCCTCGCGGACGCGCTCGATGCGGTCGTCGTCGAGCACGAGAAACGCGCGGTCGTCGACGACCGAAAGGACGTGCAGGGTTGCGTTTCTGGTGGCCGCGACGTCGATCGCGTGGTCCGCGACGGTCGCCGCGTGCTCACTGCCGTCCGTCGGAAAGAGGATCGTCTCGTACATCGCTGTCTACGTAGACCACTCGCCCGGACGGAAAAAGGGGTTTCCTTCCGTTCCCCTGGCTGGGAACATCGCGTCGAACCGCGTCTCGGGTCCACGTCGGGCCCACCACGGCGGCTGTGGTCCGGTTCGTCCTGCCCTCGAGGCCCCACCGGTTCGAGCCGACGCCGTCAACGTGTGGGCCCCAGCCGTCTCGACGTGTGTCACCTAGACGCCTGGAATGCCGAGTGCGTCGGGCGTCACGAACCCGACGACGGCGAAGGCGTAGACGATCGCGACCGCGACGATCCAGGCGATGAAGCCGATCGCGACCGCCGATCCCCAGCCACCGGGATAGCGCCAGTTGATGACCCCGACCCAGATGATCAACATCAACAGGACGCCCAGAATGGGAACCCACCCGACGAAGAAACTCGTAATCGCCCAGGCGACCGCGCCGATCAGCGCGGTCACCGCCGCGTTCACGACGCTCGCATCCCGGTCTAACACCAGCCGCGCGCCTGCGAGAATACCGATCGTTCCCACGAGCAGGCTCAGGACGAAGATCAGGACGGAGTCGGCGGCAGCCATGTTAGGGTTTCCAGCTCAGTTCGATCTCGACCGTCTCACGGTTCCCCCGGAGCATCGACGAGCGTTCGACGACCTCGACGGATACGTCGACGTTCTGGGGCGGGTCGAGCGACACGTTCTTGTTCCCGACCGGCACGGTGACTGCCTCCTCGCTTTGCCCGAACTCCGTCGCGAGTTCCTGGAGGTAGGCGGCGAGTTCGTCTCGAGGGAGCGTCTCGTCGGCTGTCGTCCGTTGCGCCATGCGGGGATATCGAACAGCTGCCCGCAAAAGTATGGGCTGCAAACGTGTTCCTAACACGTTGTTACTGCCGGAACCGCTGTTGTAACGGACGACTGATTCCCCAGCTAGGTCACTGCCTCGCGGGACCGGTCGCTAGAACAGGTTGGCTTGCTGATATACGGAGATCCCGTCGGCCGTGATCTCGTACGGTTTCTTTTCTCGAGAGTGGTTGGCGTCGCGGATCTTCTGAATCTCGATCGCCATCCGGGTTTCCCGGAAGTCGTCCGGCCGGACGTACTGGAGGACGAAGACGGCATCCGTGAGATACTCGACGATGCCGTATCGGGAGGCGTAAGGCGTCTCCTCGGATGCCTCGCTCGTCAACAACGCGGTGACGCCTGCCTCCTTCAAGCTCCGGGAAAAATCGTATATTTCGTTGCGACGTTTCGCTCGATCCTCGTACATCATCTCGAGCAAAGAAACCGAGTCGAGGACGAGCCGCGAGGCGTCGAACTCCTCGACGAGCGTGGGGAGTTCGTTCCGGATCGAGGCCAGACTGTTGGCCATCTCGATCGGATCGACGTCGACGACGGCGAGTTGGCCGTCGGCGACGTACTCGTCGAACGCGTATCCCTTTTCGGTTGCGCTGTTGATGACTCGATCGCGGCTTTCCTCGAGCGTGATGAAGACCGCTCGCTCGCCCTGCTCGAGTCCGTGGGTGAGAAACTGGAGGCCGAACGTGGTCTTGCCGGTTCCGGCGCTGCCCATCGTAACGATGAGCGACCGCTCGGGAACGCCACCCTGGATCATCCGATCGAGCCCCTCGATGCCGAGTTCGAGTCGCGAGAGTTCGGAGTCGATCTCCTCGTCGAAGTCGGGTTCGTCGCTCCCCCCCAACACGAAATCGAGATCGTCGAACCCCTCGGGACCGCTGGTAGCGGCCCCATCGGCCGCAGCGTCGGTCATCGGGGCGTCGACGTCCTGGAGGGCGTCGCCGAACTCCTCCTCGAACAGGGGGTCATCGTCGTCGGTCGCCTCCGCCACGTCCCCCTCCCGTGTCGAGTTCGACTCGGTGTCAGCGTCGTGCTTGCCGGCGTCGTCGCCCGCCGAACCGTCGCTAGCGGTGGGTTCGGCTTCGGGTGTCGGCGGCGTTCGCTCCTCGTCCGTCTCCTCGTCGTCGAGTGCCCGTTCGAACCAGTCGTCGGTGTCGTCACTCACGGCGACCACCCGGCGTGGGTCCGGTCTTGGGCGAGCGTCGCTGGCGGATCCGACTGCTGGTGACGACAGCGACGTGACGGGGGGTACTCGAGTAGACGGTGGCCATAGGTGACACTGCGACGGAATCGTCGCGGGAGTTCACGTATCCGAAGTCGTTCCAACCGGATTAACTTTGTTGCTGTCGGCGGGACAAGCGTGGCTTTTTCATCACGGGGCGGGTATCCGCCGACGATGGACGTTGCCGTCGGAATCGTCGCCCAGCGTGAGAACGAACGTGCACAGACACTCGCCGGGAGCCTCGTGGAGACCCTCGAGCGCGAGGGGTCGAACGTCGTCGTCGACGAAGCGACCGGCGAGGCACTCGAGGCGACGGCCGTCCCGGTCGCCGCGATGGCGGGTCGTGACCTCGTCGTGAGCATCGGCGGTGATGGAACGCTGTTGTTCACGGCCCGCGAGGTGGGTTCGACGCCGCTTCTCGGGATCAACCTCGGCGAAGTCGGCTTCCTCAACGCCGTCGCGCCCGCGGATGCGGTCGACGTCGTCACTGCTCTCGTGACCGAACTCGAGGAAACGGGGACCGTCGCGGGCCGCGAACTGACGCGGCTCCGGGCGACCGGAGTCGGCGAGGACTGGACGCTCGAGCCCGCCCTCAACGAGGTCGTCGTCCACGGGCCCCGCCGGGGGAACGGCGGTGGCGCGACCGTCGACATCCGCGTCGACGGCCAGCAGTACGCCGAGAGCCACGCCGACGGCGTGCTCGTGGCCACGCCGACGGGCTCGACCGCCTACAACTTGAGCGAGGGGGGGCCACTCCTCCACCCGACTGCGGAGACCCTCGTGGTCACGCAAATGGCCGCGACCGAGTCGATGCCGCCGCTGGTCGTCGAACCGGACACCGAACTCACCCTCACCGTCTCCGACACCGACACCGCGTACGTGATCAGTGACGGCCGCAACCGACAGCGCCTCGAGCCCCCGTCGACGGTATCGGTCTCCCTCGCCGCCGAATCCGTCAGGCTCGTCGGCCCACGGGGGAATTTCTTCGACGCGCTCGACAAACTGGAGTAGTTACTGGTCGCCTTCCACGAGTCGCTCGAGGTGTTCCGGCGGCACCGCGCCGCGGGCGACGTGCCCGTCCGAGAGGAAGGTCGGAACGCCGGTGATGCCCGTCTGCTGGGCCTGGGCGAATCGATCCTCGAGTTCGGCCCGGCGGCTCTCGTCTGCGATCGCCTCGCGAATCTCGTCGGCCGGTAGGTCGACGTCGTCGGCGAGGTCGGCGAGTACTTCGACGTCGCCGATGTCGCGTCCGTCCTGCCACAGCGCCGTGTAGATCGCCTCGTCGAACGCCTCCCAGCGGTCGGGATACGCTCCGTTGACGTACCACGAGGCGACCTGCGCGTCGAACGAATCGATATCGGTCGCGATGTCCAGCGTCATCTCGACGCCGTACTCCTCCTGTAGCCGACGGACGTTCTGTTTGGCCTGCTCGTAGTAGCCCTCGTCCTTCCCGTCGTCGGCGTCGTGATCGATGGAGCCGTCCGGGTTTCGCTTCCCGCGTCGCAGGTCGAAGGGATGCCACTCGACGGCGAGTGGCTCGTCGCGACCGTCGCGGTACTGCTCGAGCGAGCGCGTCCCCAGATAACAGAACGGACAGACGTAGTCCGCGTAGATCGTTAGTCGATCCCCGGTCTCCGGCGTCGATCCGGTATCGGCGTCAGCCATGGATTCGGTAGGTGTCCGTTACGGAAAAGTCGCCGGTCACCGGCAGTCGAGCGACGGCCAGCCGAGACGAGGCACGGACGCGGCTCGAGGAGTCGCTCTCCGGGCGGTCAGCTCTCGGTTCCGGTCGCTACCCGGCTCGCACTGTCGGCATTCGACTTCGTCACGTCCGGCAGGTTCGGATCTCGGTAGGGGTTGTGACCGTACGCGGGCAGCTCGTCGTCGAGTTGGGATTTGAGGACCCGGCGCAGGCGATTCAGGCTGGTCGTATCCAGCCCGTATTCGGCCGCGAGCCGCTTGAACGACTCTTCGTCGGTAATGTCGTGGGCCCGGTACTGTGTGAACAGGTCCTCCATCCGGTCGGCGGACAGTTCCTGCGCGTCGATCTCGTCGAGCCCGAAGTACTGCTGTCGGTCGACGTCGACGACGTGACGGATCACGACCAGTGCGACCTTGGGAATCGCCCGCTGGCTCCCGAACTCGGTGAGGTCGATCTCGTCCATGACGCCGAGCGCGAGATCGCGCTGCCAGGGCGTCACCTCGAGGGCGTTACATAGCGCCTGCGTGGTTCGCAGCCGGTCGAGACGGTGGGCGCGCTCGCTGTAGCCCGGCGTCGCCGCGTGCTGTTCGTCGTGGAGGCGGCGCACGCTCTCGGAGAGGTCACCCTCGGGCGACTCCGCGCGGCCGATGACCGTCGCGCTCGGCGTGACGACGCCCCACCGGCGGACCGTCGAATCGCGCTGGACGTCCGCCCGCGAGAGCGACCCGGACCCCGGACGGGTCTCGAGGCGGCGCTCGTCGTCGGGGGCGACGCCGTCTGCAGCCCCAACGGGTCGCTCGGAATCGGGACTCGGGTCGGCACCGTCGTCTTGCATCGTCTGTCGCTCGGAGAGGGAGAGTAAAAAAGGCTCGCTCCGCGCAATACCCTTGGAAACCGGACACACAACGTTTCTAACAGGAACGTGTGCAAAGGAGATCTCGCACGTGACTGGCGCTGTCGCTCCGGTATCGGCGACGTTCTACTTCGTGACCGGGACCGTCCGTCCGCGAAAAGCCCTTCGTAGCTTCACCTTGTGACCAGAGGTACTTAAACGACGGTCGCTCGAAGGACGACCAGCCATCGAGCAGTGTCGGACTGCCGACAGCCCGGGCTGTGGTGAATCGAATCTCCCGCAAAACCGGGGGCGTCTCTCCCGTCGTAGCCTGACCTTGTGACGAGAGATACTTAAATGGACCCGCGGATCGACGACCGAAGTCGCTACTGGACGGCTGCGAGTAACTCGTCGAGATACTGGTCCAGCCGTTCGGTCTCGGGGCCGGCTCTCGCGTGTATTTCGGGGTCGATCGGGGTCGGTGGGTGAGCGAACTCGCGGCCGACGGCGTCGCCGATCGGGACTCCGCCCTCACCCCTTCGTTTCCGCTCGAGCAGCTCGCGAGCGCGTTCGATCCGCTCGGGGTCGAAGACTGTCGGTGCCTGCTCGTCCAGGAACCGCTCGAACTCGAGGGCCGGCAACTCGTGGTCACCACGCTCGCCGGTTTCTTCGAGGTAGTACGCGGACATCGCCGCTCGATAGATCGTCAGATTTCGCTTCACCGTGGGTTTCGTTTGCGTCTCGGTAAACCGCTCGTCGTCGGCCGGGACGGTCATCGTTCCGTTGTCGGTTTCGACGACGAACGCCTCGTCGTCGGCGTCGACGATCGGGAAGAGTTCGTCGTCGGTGCGGACCAGATGCTGTGAGATGTACTTGCGATAGTTGCTCGTCGCGATGCCACGCCACGTGTGATACAGGTCGATCGGGTTGTAGGTCCGCTCGAGGTAGTCGGCGAGGTCGGTGAGGTCGTACGCGCGTCGATACCGGATCGGGCTCCGCAGCAGGTCGATCGCGCTCTCGTTCGACTCGGAAAGCAGTCGGACGAACGTCCGTCCGTCCCAGCCCTGATATTCGAACTCGCTTCGGTCCTCGACGATCGTTTCGGGGGGACCCTCGAGATGGGCGTATCGGCGCAGATCGGTCGGCGCGTAGACGAAGCCGACATCGTAGTCGCTGTCGGGGCTCGCCCCGCCCCAGGCGTGGCTCCCGCGGGCGACCGCGACGGCGACCGCGACGTCGTACGTACGTTCGATCGCCCGCAGGTGGTCGTCGACCGTTTCGTGGATGCGTGGGAGAACAGTGGCCATGGCTGTGGCTCGAGTGTCGAACGGAGACGAGAGAACGCCGGCGTGCCAAATGCCCTTCGTAGCTTCACCTTGTGACGGGAGACACTTAAAGAACGATCCGGACGGCGCTGTTACGTGAGTTCACAGTTGTCGCCCCGGCGAGTGGGCTACCCCGCGACCTCACTCCCGAAGCCACGTCGAACCGTCATGGCGTGTGCGTAATCGGCTTTCGAGAGCACACCGACGAGTTCCCCGTTCTCCTCGACCAGTGCGTTCGCGTTCCCCGACTGGTTCAGAACGGCCAGCGTCTCGAAGGCGTCGGCGGTCGACTCGATGCGGGACACAGCCTCCATCACGTCCTCGATGCGGGTCGTCCCGCGGTCGTTGCCGCGAGCCGTGCGGAGGTCCGCGAGCGTGACGACACCGATGACCGCCCCGGCATCGTCCGTCACCAGATGGATCGACCGACGGTCGCGAAGCAGCTGGTCGCCGAACTCCTCGACCGTCGTGTCGGCCGAGACCGTCGGGGGATCCTTGGTCATGATGTCCCCGACCGTGATTCCCTCGAGCAGTTCGTCGAGGAGCACCGATCGCGATTCCGTCGTCGCGGCTCCGTAGATGAAGAAGGCGAGCAGGAGGAGGATGAGCTGGAAGGTGAAGACGCCGACGATGGCGAACAGGAACGCAAACGCGACCCCGACCCGCGCCGCGATTCGCGTTGCGGTGCCGTACGGACGGGAGCGAGCCAGGAGGGCGCGGAAGATCCGTCCGCCGTCCATCGGGAAGGCGGGAAGGAGGTTGAACCCTGCCAGTAGCAGGTTCGTGACCGCCAGATAGCCGACGACGAACCGCACCGCGTGGAGAGAGGTCGGCGCGACGAGCACGCCCGCATAGCAGACGGCGGCGATGAGGACGCTCGTGATGGGGCCGGCGATGGCGATCCAGAACTCCCGGTCCCACTCCTTCGGGAACGTTTTCAGCGACGCTATCCCGCCGAGGATCCACAGGGTGATCGAATCGATTTCGATGCCATACCGTAGTGCGGCCCACGAGTGGCCGAGTTCGTGCAGGGTAACGCTCACGAACAAGCCGACTGCTGCCGTGATACCGATGAGCCACGGCATCGCCCCGGCCCGGAGCCTGGAGAGGTCGAATCCCACACCGGTGAACCCTTCGATGAACCCGGCGTACAGTTCGATCTGCTGGCCGCTTCCGATGAGCCACGCGAGGATCGGGAGGAAGATCAGCAACGAAGTGTTGATTCGAATAGGAATCTCCCAGATCTCCGTGATAGTGTAACTTCGCACACGTCCTGCTAGGACCTCGGGGCCTTAGGTGACCTGAAAGCGATTCTTCGATGGTCCGCAGCGTTTATTCGCGCGAGATAATCACAGTCCCTCCGGAGCGGTCTGCTGCCCGTAAGAAAGCGATCGGAGCCACCGAACCGATTCACGCTGCTCGCAACCCTGTCGTGCGATCGGGTGGACAGTGACGTTCAGTGACAACCGTATTTCGCATCGACCGATCTCCGAACCGTTCGCGAGCGGGAGACAGCCGACTCTCGAGAACGAACGCATCGCGACTACCGAAGTAACGAACTAGAGAACGGCGGTCGCCCCGTCATAGCTTCACCTTGTGACGGGAACCACTTAAAGAAACGACGACCCGCTCGAGACGGCAACGGTACTATCGGGTCCGTCGAGCCAACAACTACTGGTTCCGAAAGGTTGAATCGATCGCTCCCCTGAATGCGGGCAATGAGTCATCAGTTGCCGGACGTGCAGGCGACGTCACCCGACGTCACCGTCGGCCTGAGCCAGGTCGGCGTTACCGGCGTCGACAAGCTCGTCAAGATCGCCCGCGAGGGGAAGCGGCCGATCGTTCTCACTGCCGAGTTCGAGGTCTTCGTCGATCTTCCCGGCTGGCGCAAGGGCGCGGACATGAGCCGCAACATGGAAGTAATCGACGAGATCCTGGAGGACGCCACCCGCGAGGAGGCCTACGGCGTCGAGGAGGTCTGTGGCGAGGCCGCCGAACGGCTCCTCGAGCGCCACGATTACACGTCGCGGGCGGAGGTCTCGATGGAGGCCGAGTTCATGCGGCGCGAACAGACCCCTGCCAGCGATCGCGAGACCCAACACACCGTCGACATCGTCGCGTCGGCGACGGCGACCGAGGACGGCACCCGCGAGGAGATCGGTGCACGGGTCACCGGCATGACCGTCTGTCCCTGCTCGCAGGGCATGTCGACGGCCCGCGCGAAGCAGACGCTCGAGGATCTGGGCGTCGAGGAGGAGACGATCACGGAGTTCCTCGAGGAAGTGCCACAGCCTGGCCACTCCCAGCGGGGTCACGCGACGCTGACTGTCGAAGCCAACGGCGATCCGTCCGTCGATCTGAACGACATCATCGACATCGCTCGGGACTCGATGAGTGCGCGGATCTACAACCTCGCGAAGCGGCCCGACGAGGACTACATGACCTACGACGCCCACGCCGACGCGAAGTTCGTCGAGGACTGCGTCCGTGCGCTGGCGGAAGGCGTCGTCGACGAGTTCGACCACTTAGCCGACGACGCGGTGATCACGATGAGCCAGTCCAACGACGAGTCGATCCACCAGCACAACGCCCACGCCGAGCGGATCGTCGAAATGGGGACGCTTCGCGACGAGATCAGCAACTAGAACTCGAGGGGCTCGGCCTGTTCCCAGCGCGGCACGAACTCCTCGTGGACGTTCGCGGCGAACTCCGGATCCTTCAGGTCGATCATGCCGAAGGCCTCGCCCGAGGACAGCGGGTTGGGTACCTGGATACACACCTCGACGCCGTCGATGAGGTTGAACGACCCCGTGACGTCGTCGTGCGTGCGGACGTCGAAGTCGTCGCGTTGCTGTAAGGTCTCCCGGTAGCGCCTGCCCACCTCCTCCGACATCGAGCCGACCATCTCGCGAGTCATCAACAGGTCGACCGAGACCCCGCGATCGAGCGCGTCCTCGAGTTGGGCGTTGATCTCCTCGCTGACCGCCTGCATGTCCCACTGGGGGGAGGGGTGTGAGGACACCATTACGATGTCCCGATCGGCGGCTGCCAGCCGCTCCAAGAGGAGATCGATCGTCTCCTCGGGGCCGACGGCGGCGGTCCAGAACTGTTCTTCGACCGGCTCGGCCGCGTCGAGTTCGTCGGCGAGGTCGTCGACGATCGACTCGTACTGATCGGCCTTTTCCTCGAGTTCGCGTTTCTTGTCCTCGAGCAACCGATCGAGGGCCGTCGAGGGCTCGACGGCGACGTACTTCTTCGGGCGGCTCGCGGTCTGGCTCCGGACCAGGTTGTACTGTTCGATACTGTTTAACACGTCGTAGATCCGCCCCATCGGGACGTCGCTCGCCCGGGACAACTCCTTGGCCGTTGTGGGGCCGGTGGTGAGCAACGATCGGTAGGCTCGAGCTTCGTACTCGGAAAGCCCGAGATCCCTGAGACTGGCCATGTCGAAACGCAATCCACTGAAGAAACATAAACGCTGTGGTAGTTTGGCGATGCGACGGGTTCGGCCGGTAGGGAGCCGAGCGTCAGTCGAGAACGGTCCGAACGCGTTCGCTCAACTCGGCCGGAGTTTCGGCAGGAGCTGACACGTGATCGCCCCGCTCGGCCCGCGCCGTTCCAGCCGCGAGGCCGTCGGCGTCGGGAACGACGACTTTCTCGTGGTCCGCGAGCCGAAGCGCCGCCCGATGGAGGTCCGAACCGGGGTCGGTTGCGACCCGGATCACCAGCGGACCCTCGAGCAGTCGGGAGACGGCCGTCGCGTAGCGGGCGATCTGGACCCCGAAGCGCTCGCTGGCCCCGGCGAATGCCTCGAGCGTCTCCCGTGCGAACTCGCGGTATCGATCCTCGCCGGTCAGGGCCGCCAGATCGATCAACGCGTCCGCGAACGCGACGTTCGAATCGAGCGGCCGTAGCGGCCGATCGCACAGGCCGACGCCCTCGGCGGGGCC contains:
- a CDS encoding universal stress protein; this encodes MYETILFPTDGSEHAATVADHAIDVAATRNATLHVLSVVDDRAFLVLDDDRIERVREDLETTAREAVDEAATRATDHGVETVTAVETGHPAECIVDYAATNGTDLIVMGTSGDEYERNVVGSVSQRVVREAPVPVTTVGPGV
- a CDS encoding amphi-Trp domain-containing protein, with product MAQRTTADETLPRDELAAYLQELATEFGQSEEAVTVPVGNKNVSLDPPQNVDVSVEVVERSSMLRGNRETVEIELSWKP
- a CDS encoding KaiC domain-containing protein, which produces MVAVSDDTDDWFERALDDEETDEERTPPTPEAEPTASDGSAGDDAGKHDADTESNSTREGDVAEATDDDDPLFEEEFGDALQDVDAPMTDAAADGAATSGPEGFDDLDFVLGGSDEPDFDEEIDSELSRLELGIEGLDRMIQGGVPERSLIVTMGSAGTGKTTFGLQFLTHGLEQGERAVFITLEESRDRVINSATEKGYAFDEYVADGQLAVVDVDPIEMANSLASIRNELPTLVEEFDASRLVLDSVSLLEMMYEDRAKRRNEIYDFSRSLKEAGVTALLTSEASEETPYASRYGIVEYLTDAVFVLQYVRPDDFRETRMAIEIQKIRDANHSREKKPYEITADGISVYQQANLF
- a CDS encoding NAD(+)/NADH kinase — translated: MDVAVGIVAQRENERAQTLAGSLVETLEREGSNVVVDEATGEALEATAVPVAAMAGRDLVVSIGGDGTLLFTAREVGSTPLLGINLGEVGFLNAVAPADAVDVVTALVTELEETGTVAGRELTRLRATGVGEDWTLEPALNEVVVHGPRRGNGGGATVDIRVDGQQYAESHADGVLVATPTGSTAYNLSEGGPLLHPTAETLVVTQMAATESMPPLVVEPDTELTLTVSDTDTAYVISDGRNRQRLEPPSTVSVSLAAESVRLVGPRGNFFDALDKLE
- a CDS encoding DsbA family oxidoreductase, which produces MADADTGSTPETGDRLTIYADYVCPFCYLGTRSLEQYRDGRDEPLAVEWHPFDLRRGKRNPDGSIDHDADDGKDEGYYEQAKQNVRRLQEEYGVEMTLDIATDIDSFDAQVASWYVNGAYPDRWEAFDEAIYTALWQDGRDIGDVEVLADLADDVDLPADEIREAIADESRRAELEDRFAQAQQTGITGVPTFLSDGHVARGAVPPEHLERLVEGDQ
- a CDS encoding DNA-directed RNA polymerase subunit epsilon, coding for MQDDGADPSPDSERPVGAADGVAPDDERRLETRPGSGSLSRADVQRDSTVRRWGVVTPSATVIGRAESPEGDLSESVRRLHDEQHAATPGYSERAHRLDRLRTTQALCNALEVTPWQRDLALGVMDEIDLTEFGSQRAIPKVALVVIRHVVDVDRQQYFGLDEIDAQELSADRMEDLFTQYRAHDITDEESFKRLAAEYGLDTTSLNRLRRVLKSQLDDELPAYGHNPYRDPNLPDVTKSNADSASRVATGTES
- a CDS encoding nucleotidyltransferase domain-containing protein, with product MATVLPRIHETVDDHLRAIERTYDVAVAVAVARGSHAWGGASPDSDYDVGFVYAPTDLRRYAHLEGPPETIVEDRSEFEYQGWDGRTFVRLLSESNESAIDLLRSPIRYRRAYDLTDLADYLERTYNPIDLYHTWRGIATSNYRKYISQHLVRTDDELFPIVDADDEAFVVETDNGTMTVPADDERFTETQTKPTVKRNLTIYRAAMSAYYLEETGERGDHELPALEFERFLDEQAPTVFDPERIERARELLERKRRGEGGVPIGDAVGREFAHPPTPIDPEIHARAGPETERLDQYLDELLAAVQ
- a CDS encoding site-2 protease family protein: MRSYTITEIWEIPIRINTSLLIFLPILAWLIGSGQQIELYAGFIEGFTGVGFDLSRLRAGAMPWLIGITAAVGLFVSVTLHELGHSWAALRYGIEIDSITLWILGGIASLKTFPKEWDREFWIAIAGPITSVLIAAVCYAGVLVAPTSLHAVRFVVGYLAVTNLLLAGFNLLPAFPMDGGRIFRALLARSRPYGTATRIAARVGVAFAFLFAIVGVFTFQLILLLLAFFIYGAATTESRSVLLDELLEGITVGDIMTKDPPTVSADTTVEEFGDQLLRDRRSIHLVTDDAGAVIGVVTLADLRTARGNDRGTTRIEDVMEAVSRIESTADAFETLAVLNQSGNANALVEENGELVGVLSKADYAHAMTVRRGFGSEVAG
- the mptA gene encoding GTP cyclohydrolase MptA, translating into MSHQLPDVQATSPDVTVGLSQVGVTGVDKLVKIAREGKRPIVLTAEFEVFVDLPGWRKGADMSRNMEVIDEILEDATREEAYGVEEVCGEAAERLLERHDYTSRAEVSMEAEFMRREQTPASDRETQHTVDIVASATATEDGTREEIGARVTGMTVCPCSQGMSTARAKQTLEDLGVEEETITEFLEEVPQPGHSQRGHATLTVEANGDPSVDLNDIIDIARDSMSARIYNLAKRPDEDYMTYDAHADAKFVEDCVRALAEGVVDEFDHLADDAVITMSQSNDESIHQHNAHAERIVEMGTLRDEISN
- a CDS encoding TrmB family transcriptional regulator, coding for MASLRDLGLSEYEARAYRSLLTTGPTTAKELSRASDVPMGRIYDVLNSIEQYNLVRSQTASRPKKYVAVEPSTALDRLLEDKKRELEEKADQYESIVDDLADELDAAEPVEEQFWTAAVGPEETIDLLLERLAAADRDIVMVSSHPSPQWDMQAVSEEINAQLEDALDRGVSVDLLMTREMVGSMSEEVGRRYRETLQQRDDFDVRTHDDVTGSFNLIDGVEVCIQVPNPLSSGEAFGMIDLKDPEFAANVHEEFVPRWEQAEPLEF